From Gemmatimonadota bacterium, one genomic window encodes:
- the hemE gene encoding uroporphyrinogen decarboxylase: MNDRIVRALRREPVDATPVWFMRQAGRSLPRYRELRGDVGMFEILRDPEAAAEITRLPLEYFPVDALVLYNDISTPFFGAGLDVEIHPGLGPVVDRPIEGPDDVGRLRAHDPRATMDYIMDQIRLLVSRESVPVLGFVSAPFTLCTYLIKGAKARNVDETKAFMWRWPDAWARLAGFWADHLGDFAVAQAEAGAGAVQVFDSWAGALSPGDYERFAQPYTRRILERLAAAGVPSINFTTGNPALLPLVAAAGGDGLGVDWRVPLDEAWSTVGHDRAIQGNLDPATLAAGRDAALAAAADVLRRAGGRPGHIFNVGHGLTPDADPEVVRAVVDFVHESTAASQVPAGRVASGPAAIGGES, from the coding sequence ATGAACGATCGCATTGTTCGCGCGCTGCGCCGCGAACCCGTCGACGCCACCCCGGTGTGGTTCATGCGGCAGGCGGGCCGGTCGTTGCCGCGCTACCGAGAGCTGCGCGGGGACGTCGGCATGTTCGAGATCCTGCGCGATCCCGAAGCCGCCGCCGAGATCACCCGGCTGCCGCTCGAGTACTTCCCGGTGGACGCGCTGGTGCTCTACAACGACATCTCCACGCCGTTCTTCGGGGCGGGCCTGGACGTTGAGATCCACCCCGGGCTGGGGCCGGTCGTGGATCGGCCGATCGAGGGCCCGGACGACGTGGGCCGCCTGCGCGCGCACGACCCGCGCGCGACGATGGACTACATCATGGACCAGATCCGGCTGCTCGTGAGCCGGGAGAGCGTCCCGGTGCTCGGCTTCGTGTCGGCGCCGTTCACGCTGTGCACCTACCTCATCAAGGGCGCCAAGGCGCGCAACGTGGACGAGACCAAGGCGTTCATGTGGCGCTGGCCGGACGCCTGGGCCCGCTTGGCCGGCTTCTGGGCGGACCACCTGGGCGATTTCGCGGTCGCCCAGGCTGAGGCTGGGGCCGGCGCCGTGCAGGTCTTCGATTCGTGGGCGGGAGCCCTATCGCCCGGAGACTACGAGCGCTTCGCGCAGCCCTACACGCGGCGCATCCTGGAACGGCTCGCGGCCGCGGGCGTGCCCTCCATCAATTTCACCACGGGAAACCCGGCGCTGCTGCCGCTCGTGGCGGCTGCGGGCGGCGACGGGCTGGGGGTAGACTGGCGCGTGCCGCTGGATGAGGCCTGGAGCACGGTGGGCCACGACCGCGCCATCCAGGGCAACCTGGACCCCGCGACGCTGGCCGCGGGGCGCGACGCGGCGCTCGCCGCCGCCGCGGACGTGCTGCGCCGCGCGGGCGGGCGGCCGGGACACATCTTCAACGTGGGTCACGGGCTTACCCCGGACGCGGACCCGGAGGTAGTGCGCGCGGTGGTAGACTTCGTGCACGAGAGCACCGCCGCGTCCCAGGTTCCGGCCGGGCGGGTCGCGTCGGGGCCAGCGGCCATCGGAGGAGAGTCATGA
- the hemH gene encoding ferrochelatase has protein sequence MKVAVMVLNFGEPESPTMEAVVPFLERIFRMNGSLDAGDTTPEQIEARARRLAEARAPGLIEEYEAIGGSPLHAQAREQSVLLGEELRRRGHDAATYLGYQFTDPSIADAVSAARAAGVDVVVGLPVYPLCGPSTSVAALDELDGAVNAAGWDVRLAHISGWHRHPAYADLRARAVRGVLERDGLSLADPGTRLVFSAHGTPMKYLREGSRYDVYVHDHCRQLASSLHVSEYELGFQNHSNRPVEWTQPDIDRVIEEVDASAVVVVPVSFMHEQSETLAELDHELREVAEGRGLSFHRVPVPHADPAFIGLLADLVEGALHGGAAAGEEVAGLPLQQCRCRPDSNTCCMNASLERAESLPLPEL, from the coding sequence ATGAAGGTCGCCGTAATGGTGCTGAACTTCGGGGAGCCCGAGTCGCCCACGATGGAGGCCGTGGTGCCGTTCCTCGAGCGCATTTTCCGCATGAACGGCTCCCTCGACGCCGGCGACACCACGCCCGAGCAGATCGAGGCTCGCGCCAGGCGGCTCGCGGAGGCCCGGGCGCCCGGCCTCATCGAGGAGTACGAGGCGATAGGCGGATCTCCCCTGCACGCGCAGGCGCGGGAGCAGTCCGTTCTGCTGGGTGAGGAGCTCCGCCGCAGGGGGCACGACGCCGCCACCTACCTCGGCTACCAGTTCACCGACCCGAGCATAGCGGATGCCGTATCGGCCGCGCGCGCCGCCGGCGTCGACGTCGTCGTCGGCCTGCCCGTCTACCCCCTGTGCGGTCCGTCCACCAGCGTCGCGGCGCTCGACGAGCTGGACGGCGCGGTGAACGCGGCCGGCTGGGACGTGCGGCTCGCTCACATCTCGGGCTGGCACCGCCACCCGGCGTACGCGGACCTGCGGGCGCGCGCGGTCCGTGGAGTGCTGGAGCGCGACGGCCTGAGCCTGGCCGACCCCGGCACGCGCCTCGTTTTCTCCGCCCACGGCACGCCCATGAAGTACCTGCGCGAGGGCAGTCGTTACGACGTATACGTGCACGACCACTGCCGACAGCTCGCGAGCTCGCTCCACGTATCAGAATATGAACTCGGATTTCAGAATCACTCGAATCGTCCCGTGGAATGGACCCAACCGGACATCGACAGGGTGATCGAAGAGGTGGACGCGAGCGCGGTCGTGGTCGTGCCCGTGAGCTTCATGCACGAGCAGTCGGAGACCCTCGCCGAGCTCGACCACGAGCTGCGTGAGGTGGCCGAGGGCCGTGGCCTGTCGTTTCACCGGGTGCCCGTTCCGCACGCCGACCCGGCGTTCATTGGCCTGCTGGCGGATCTGGTCGAGGGCGCCCTGCACGGCGGCGCCGCCGCGGGCGAGGAAGTGGCGGGGCTACCTCTTCAGCAGTGCCGGTGTAGGCCGGATTCGAACACCTGCTGCATGAACGCGTCCCTGGAGCGCGCCGAGAGCCTGCCGCTTCCGGAGCTCTAG
- a CDS encoding FAD-dependent oxidoreductase, with product MIAVVGGGLSGLALSRELDLRGLDHVVLEAGDRAGGIVRSGRVRDRVLEWGPQRTRLTQPLRELVAELGIENQLIPAPDDLSVFVYARGRLRRVPTTAREVLRSDLLGWRTRMRMALEPLTGGLRPDETAGAFLIRKFGREAYDDMLGPLYGGLYASRPTDMPARFALARTLSEFGVGRSVVLWLLRRSGEVPAACSFRDGMQTLTDALARSAGSRLALREAAGTITREGAELVVGTAGGPVRCRAVVLTLPADVAGGLVARLDPEVASRLGRLRYNPLAVVHLLAAHGADADAAGSGPRGLGYQVSFREPLATRGVTWNDALFPGADRAGVYTAYLGGAAAPDVVGLPDDRLGALASEEFERVTGLAAEPISVARTRMPAWDHSWNALDGLRWPEGVHACANWESRPGVPGRLAQARAVAASLAETLKPGSGAS from the coding sequence GTGATCGCCGTCGTCGGCGGCGGCCTCAGTGGGCTCGCCCTGTCACGAGAGCTGGACCTCCGCGGCCTGGACCACGTCGTCCTCGAGGCCGGCGACCGGGCCGGCGGGATCGTGCGCAGCGGACGCGTTCGAGACCGTGTCCTGGAATGGGGGCCGCAGCGCACCCGGCTGACCCAGCCGCTGCGCGAGCTGGTGGCCGAGCTCGGCATCGAGAATCAGTTGATCCCCGCGCCCGACGACCTGTCCGTGTTCGTTTACGCCAGAGGACGCCTCCGGCGGGTCCCCACCACGGCGCGGGAGGTGCTGCGCTCAGACCTGCTGGGCTGGCGCACGCGGATGCGCATGGCGCTCGAGCCGCTCACCGGCGGCCTGCGCCCCGACGAGACGGCGGGCGCCTTCCTGATCCGCAAGTTCGGGCGCGAGGCGTACGACGACATGCTCGGCCCGCTCTACGGCGGGCTGTACGCGTCGCGGCCCACCGACATGCCCGCCCGCTTCGCGCTCGCCCGGACGCTGAGCGAGTTCGGCGTCGGCCGCAGCGTGGTGCTGTGGCTGCTTCGTCGGAGCGGCGAGGTGCCCGCGGCCTGCTCGTTCCGCGACGGCATGCAGACCCTCACCGACGCCCTCGCCCGCAGCGCCGGGAGCCGGCTCGCGCTGCGCGAAGCCGCTGGGACGATCACGCGCGAAGGCGCCGAGCTGGTCGTCGGGACCGCGGGCGGGCCGGTCCGCTGCCGGGCGGTCGTCCTCACGTTGCCCGCGGACGTCGCGGGCGGCCTCGTCGCCAGGCTCGACCCCGAGGTCGCCTCCCGCCTGGGCAGACTCCGGTACAATCCCCTGGCCGTCGTCCATCTGCTCGCCGCGCACGGGGCCGACGCCGACGCGGCCGGCTCCGGCCCGCGGGGGCTCGGCTACCAGGTCTCCTTCAGGGAGCCGCTTGCGACCCGCGGCGTCACCTGGAACGACGCCCTGTTCCCGGGCGCCGATCGCGCCGGGGTGTACACGGCGTACCTGGGCGGCGCGGCTGCGCCGGACGTGGTGGGGCTGCCCGACGACCGGCTGGGGGCGTTGGCCAGCGAGGAATTCGAGCGCGTGACGGGCCTCGCCGCGGAACCGATCTCGGTGGCGCGCACGCGCATGCCCGCCTGGGACCACTCCTGGAACGCGCTGGATGGACTGCGGTGGCCCGAGGGGGTGCACGCGTGCGCGAACTGGGAGTCGCGTCCTGGCGTGCCCGGGCGCCTGGCCCAGGCGCGCGCCGTCGCCGCGAGCCTCGCCGAGACGTTGAAGCCGGGAAGCGGCGCTTCCTAG